CAGCGTGCCGGCCACGTTGCCCCAGTAGAGCTCGATGCTCTCGCCGAGCTGACACGGGTACACCGCGTCATCGAAGCCGTCCGCGTCGAGGTCATACAGCAGCGCGCCCACACACTCCGAGGGACCCGTCCGGCGCTCCACCACGAACTCGTCCGCAAGGCAGACCGCCCCGCAGACGGTGCTGCCGCAGCATTGACCGCCAGCGCACACCTCGTCCCCAACGCACCCGTGCCCGCACTCGCCACAGTTGGCCTCGTCGGCCTGCAAGTCCACGCAGTCGAGCTCTGGGCCATCGTCGCAGTCCGTGTCGCTCGCGACCGAGCAGACGGGCGGCGAGGCCGCGTCCACATCCGGAAGCGTGATGGCAATGCCCGGACTGCATCCTGCTTGCATGAACCCCAGTGACACGCCCCACAGCGCCCACTGAAAAGACCTCCAGCGTTTCATGGCCGGGACTCTCCCAGAAGCGGAGTGGGCTGGCGAGCGCTATTGCCTTGCAACAGCTCGAGCTCTCAAAAGCAGAGCGACCGTGACGGATTGCGGTGGCGCCCTCCAATGCCCGTCATGGCCCCTGATCCGGGGGTTGCTGGGAGAGTCGAATGGGTGAAGTCGGGTTCGCGGAGTTGGCGTCGTTGCAGCAAGGGATGAACGACCACCAGAAGATGCTGTTCTTGACCCAGTACAACGCGGGCAAGAAGGACCGGGGGACCGCGCTGCTCCTCGGATTCCTGTTTGGCGTGCTCGGGGCCGACCGCTTCTATGTCGGCGACACGGCGCTGGGCGTTCTCAAGCTGCTGACGTTCGGATTTTGCGGGGTCATGGCCCTGATCGACCTGTTTCTCATCATGGGAAGAACCGACCAGGTCAATCGCCAGAAAGCCCAGGAGATCGTGATGATGATGCGGGCTGGGTATTGATCCGGTCGCGACGTGCACCAGCAAAGATGCCGCGCCCGTAGAGCTCAGCCCCGGGCGGCCCAGCGCAGCGCCTGCGCCAGCCGGTCGTGGCCCCAGAACACCTCGCCGCGGTCACGAAGCTGGGCGCGCCGAAGATGCCTTGCTGCATGGCATCTTCGGTCTGCGCGCGCAGGCGGTCCTTGTTGGCCGGCGCGTTGGCGGCCTCGAGCACGGCGGCTGCGTCATGGCGGAGGTCGGTCAGGATCTCGGCCAGCACCTCCGGGCGCTCGGTGCTGCGGTCCTCGCCGAAGTTGGCGTGGAACACGGCCTGGGTGAACGGCTGTGGGTCCGCGAAGGTGAGCGC
This genomic interval from Sandaracinaceae bacterium contains the following:
- a CDS encoding TM2 domain-containing protein — its product is MGEVGFAELASLQQGMNDHQKMLFLTQYNAGKKDRGTALLLGFLFGVLGADRFYVGDTALGVLKLLTFGFCGVMALIDLFLIMGRTDQVNRQKAQEIVMMMRAGY